From the genome of Brassica oleracea var. oleracea cultivar TO1000 chromosome C4, BOL, whole genome shotgun sequence:
ACAAACTGTTCGCCATTTTTTTTTAAAAACATTCAAAATAGTATTTGAGGCATATGCGTATGCATCTGAGCGCATATATATATTTGTCATGAGAAATGTGATGAGTAGAAAATATGGAATTGTCTATTTATTCCACGACATACAACAGTATACCCATCAAATTCACATGTGTGCCGGTTAATCTCACGTATAGCCTCGTAGATCGATATCCTACTATTTTCTACTTTTACAGTCTGCTTTCTCCTCTTTAATTATTTTTAATTAAAAACGATAGATAATATATGATTTTAATTGCTCGGAATTGCCAAAGAAATGACACTCACGTGATTTTCACTTCGGGAAATACATTCATATCCACATGCACAATCAATTTGACAATAAATATTTTTTGAAAAACAAATCCGTTTAATCTCTAAACCTGAGAAATAAATGTTTCGTTGCCCCCCGTAGAGTGTATAGTAGAGACTAGAGAGAAAGGGACGTGAGCCTTTGATCAGATTATAGCCAAAGTGTGTATATATAGGCTGCTACGAGTGTTTAGAAGACATATGATATACTTGCATCAAAAGATATGAAACTGATTTGCCAATTTAAACACTTGAATTCAAATGGAGTCAAGTTGCCATAAACTTCTACAAACAACGAAGTTAGCTTAGAAACGAGTGTTATAATTTATCAAAACTACTAAGTAGAGATGTCAACCGAGAACCTGGACCGCGGGATAGGCCCGTTAAGGTTTGGAGCGGGGCGGGTTTGGGCCGAGGATTTGATATCCCGCAAAACGGCGGGCCTCGCGGGTTGGTACTGTGCGGTATTGGGCTCAATGCGGGATGGCCCAAAAGAACTGCGGTCAACCCTAATGTCTCGCACCCTCTTGCCTCCTCATTTCATCGGGGACCTGAAAAAACAAAAGAGAGAGAGAGAGAGAGTGAGAGAAAGACGAGTCGCCGAGAGAAGAAATGGAGATCCGGCTACAGAGAAGCTACGGTTAGTCCATTTCGGCTTGTAAACTTCACAGAACCAACATGGATCTACAGAGATAAGCCTTTTCACCTCTTCTTCTAAGTTTTGCATGTAATATTTTCAAGTTCTTTATCCATCAAACTCTCTGCTCTACACCTCTAACGATTTACTCTTGTATAACATGTTCAGGTTGTTAGCTACCTAAGGAAAGAGATCCGTAAGATGCATGCAAGATCCGAATAGATGTAAGACTCTCTAAGACTCCTCCTTACTCAAGAAAAAGAGATTCGATCGAAGCTAATAATATAATAAGTAGCCGTTAGGATGATGTTTAGTTAGTTGTTGTTTGAAATAATGATTCGCTTTGTTACTTGTTTGAAATAGAGATTCGCTTTGTTACTTGTTTGAAATAGAGATTCGCTTATGAAAAATCATTCAAAAGAATGAAGAGTGATTGTTCGTTGGCTCCACGGCAAGATCCGCTGTGAAGTTAAGACAATAATTATATAGTTGCTTGTTTCTTGTTGTTTCAATTGTCTGTCCTGGTTCGCTTGAACTTGAGTGATTCAGTTTCTGATATCTCTTTTGTTTTTGTATGTGAACAAGGAGGAGGCTGGTTATGACGGTGAAAGCTGGTGTAGGCTCAACACGATATAGCTGGTTATGGTGTTGACTTAATGTATGTGTGAGCACACACCTGCTTTCCTGTTATAACCAGCCGCTGTCTTGCTTGTTTAAGAAAAGCATATACTACTGAGAGATGAAAGCATTGTAAGTCTTTAGTTTGTACTCATGTTCTTAATCTTATATCAAGTCTCTGATATGTCTTTTTTTTTTGTTGGTTTCTTTGTCGAGCTGTTGGAGTGTTGGTGAACAAGGAGGCGTCAGGACGTCAGCTTCCCAATCTTTCATTCCGAGATAGCAGCTTAAGGACCTCAGGTTAGTCGCTTAGAAGTTAGAAATAGGAAGAATTGATAGGACAACTTGAAATTGATAGGAGAACTTGATGTCATGTAGCGTAGAACTCGCAGAATTGATTGGAGAACTCGTTGTGTTGCCTTGATGTCTTGTCTATGCTGCATTGCTGCTTGTCTTGTCTAGGAAGAGCTTCGTTAATGCTGCATTATTGTTTGTCCTCAATCAAATTTAAATTTTAATACTTTAAGTATAAAATTTAACTGCAAAATTTGGTAATATTTTTTTTTAAAAAAACCATAACACCACTAAACCACGTAGCTTAAGTCACGGAGCCGTAACTTGGCTAAGAATTATTGAAACTTTAAACAAACCAACCAAAAAGTGAGAGCTGAGAGGCGATATGGGATCAAGAGGCGAGTCAGACGATCAGTTCACTTTTGATTCAAGCTACACGCCCCCTAATACGCTTGACTTCGAAACTCAACAAGTGATGGCCAGACTTGGTGCACTTGAGGAGATCGCAAGTCAAGTTGCTGATGAAGTTGTTGACGCTGTAGAGAAGCAGAGTTCCAAAAGAAAGCTCATCAGTCTTGATGATTCAGAAGAGGATTCTGATGTTGAAATCACTCCAACAACCCAAACAACGAAGCCTCGCAGACCAACCAGTTTTGGAACTGCTTCGCATAAACCCATGATCCAATCCACACTGGATCTTGGTAGTGGCTCATCCAAGCAGGCGTGTAGTCAGAAGAAGTATGTTCCTGTGAAGTCGGTTATCCATGGAGGTAGAAGAAACAAGGGCGTGTCTAAGGGCTCCGGTAGTCAGTCTCAGAAGAAGAAGAAGAAGATGGAAGAGGAGATACCAGAGCTTGAGGATGAACTGGATGAAGAAGAGATTGATGAGGATGAGCTCGGTGAAGAGGAAAGGGAAGAGAGGCAACGATCAGATGTGTGGAAAGATTTTACGGTGGTCCAGAAACCCAACTGGAAGCTGAAAGCTGCTTGCAATCATTGCAAAAGGGAGTATGCATGGCAGTCCCACTCGCATGGAACTAGAGGGTTGAGAAGGCATCGTTTAAGATGTAAGATGTATCCTAGGAATGGAGGAAATCAGCAACAACTCAATGTCGAGGGGAAAGTTGTGTCTCGAAAGTATGATCATACTGTCTTCAGGCAACTGGTAGCTAAGACAATAGTGCAGCATGATCTACCATACTCGTACGTGGAGTATGAAAAGGTGAGAGACACATGGAAGTATTTGAATGCTGATGTCCAAACCATATGTCGAAACACAGCGAGAGCTGATGTGTATCGACTATATGAGAGTGAGAGAGAGACGCTGAAGAGAGAATTGGCTACTCTTCCTGGACGAGTCTCTTTCACCTCTGACTTGTGGACATCAGTGAAACGGGAAGGATATATGTGTGTGACAGCACATTACATTGATCGGAATTGGAAGTTGAATAGCAAGATCCTGACGTTTTGTGCTCTACCACCACCACATACTGGTATGAATGTTGCTATTCAGCTCCTTGATTCACTAAAAGAGTGGGGAGTTGATAAGAAGGTGTTCTCAGTGACGTTAGACAATGCTACCAGTAATGACTCGATGCAAGATATTGTGAAGTCACAGCTGAATTTGGATGATGCTTTGTTGTGTGGAGGAGAGTTTTTCCATGTGAGATGTGCAGCTCACATTCTTAACCTCGTAGTACAAGATGGGTTGGAGGTAATTGGAGACTCTTTGCACAAAGTAAGAGAGAGTGTTAAGTATGTACTGTCATCGGAAACGCGTGAAAACTTGTTCCAGAAATGCGTTGAGGCTGCGGGTGTAGTAGAAACTGGGGGTCTACTCCTGGATGTTCCGACAAGATGGAACTCCACTTTCTTTATGCTTGAAAGAGCCATCAGGTACCGTAGAGCCTTTGGCAAGTTGGAGACATTTGATAAGAAGGGTTATAAAATGGCTCCCACTGCTGAGGAATGGACAAGAGCTGAGAATATCTGCAATTTTTTGGGTCCGTTTGCTGTGATCACAACCTTGATGTCTGGTTCGAACTACCCGACTTCGGATCAATGAGGGAAGCGAAGATGAGATTGTGAGATATATGGTGCCACCGATGAAAGAGAAGTTCGATAAATATTGGGATGAAGTCAATGGTCTTTTGCAATGGCAGCAGTCTTCGATCCAAGGTTTAAGCTTTCCATTGTCGAATGCTGTTTGGAAAAGCTTGACATGAGTACACGTGATGCAAAGCTAAAAAACTTGCGTAAGAAGCTCAGTATTCTGTTTGAGTCGTACGACAAAAAAACCAAGAATAACTCACCGTCTACAGAGCCACGAGAGACTGTTTCGCAAAAAGCTTCTGGAGCAGGGTCAACGAGACTGTTTGGGAACTACGGTGTGAGTGTATTAATTTTTAAACCTTTTGTTCATCTCTCTTTTCATTTCTAATTTTTTTCTAAATAACTTTCTTAGGATTTCTTTGCATTTCGCAAAGTCAGTGGGGTTGCGACTGGAAAAACACCTCTAGAAGCTTATCTTGATGAACCACCTCTGGACATTAATAATTTTCAGAGCTTGGACATCCTCGATTGGTGGAAGGATAATGCCCATCGGTATGGGGATTTGCCTGCAATGGCATGTGACCTGCTAAGTATTCCAATCACAACAGTGGCTTCAGAGTCCTCCTTTAGCATTGGATCTAGAGTTCTTAACAAATACAGGTGCCCTCTTCTCCCAAAAAATGTGCAAGCTTTGATATGCACTAGAAATTGGATCAAGGGATACGAATCTTATGCACATGGTAATTAATTTACATTATTATTTCTTGTAGAGTACCATTATCCCTTAATCCTAAGTAAATGAAATTTCTGATATTTAGAGATGAAGAAATCGATGGTGATGGTGAAGAAGAGAAAGTACCATCATTTCAGTCCATTGTCAATGGGGAAGAAGAAGATGAGGAAGCTTGAATTGTTATCTTGATTTGGTGTTTTTATTTTTTACAATCTGCTACATCTTGTTTTACTTGCTTGGTTTTGTTTTGACTGCTATGATTCGGTGTTTTTCTTTATTTAAAATTTGGTAAGACTAAACATCTCATCTTCTACATGCACTATAAGATTTGGTTATCATCAATAACTCGAGCTTGGTTATCATCAGTGATTTTAAGATGAACTTTCATATTGCTTAACACTTAACTGAACAGAAAATTGCATTCTTAATATACAGACCATCCAGTTCCAATAAGTCGAGCTTGTTTGTGTGTACATGACTTCAAGAACTGATATGAACTGAAATTGACTACAAGAACAATATGAAGTTAGATATGTAGTATAAAAGCCTGAATTGTACAGCTTTAACACGTAGATGAAGCGTCATGGTCTCCTGGAGCAGCATGCAGCGTCAATAAGTGTTATGGAGCAGCACACAGCCCTTAGAAGTCGATTGATGCACCTTTTGGTTCGCAGCCCGCGGGACCACCTATAAGGGACTGTGCATTTCGGCGGGGCGGGCTTGGGCCGAGCTTTCGGAGACCGCAGCCCGCGCGGGACAGACCCGCCATTACCCGCAAGAGAGAGAGCCCGCTCAGGGACGGGACGGGACGGGACGGAACAACCCGTTTGACAACACTACTACTAAGGTAAGGTTTACTAGTAGCCTCTTACGTACCTCTTAATATAAAATATTATTAAAAAAAAGTTATTTTTGGGTTCACCCTTAGGATGAACCTCTAGGTTCACCAACCAATAAGATTTCGTTATTTCAAATTAGATATCTTTTAGAAAAAGAAACAAAATATTGTCAAGTTATATTATATTTTTTAAAATAGAAAAGGTAAAAAGTAAATAAAAAATAATAATAGTTACAATTTTTTTTTACATTTTTAACGTCGTCAACAAAACATTAAACCCTAAACCCTAAATCCTAAACCCTAAACCCTTGGGTAAACCCTAAACCCTTAGATAAATCCTAAACTCTAAATCAAAAACACTAAAACACTAAACCCTAATCCCTAAACTCTTGAGTGTTTTAGTGTTTTTAATTTAGAGTTTAGGATTTATCCAAGGTTTAGGGTTTACCTAGGAGTTTAGGGTTTAGGATTATGATTTACGGTTTAGTGTTTTGCTGACGACGTTAAATTTTTTTTTTTTTTTGTAACTACTACTATTTTTATTTATTTTGTTTTATTTTTTATTTTAAAAACATA
Proteins encoded in this window:
- the LOC106338591 gene encoding zinc finger BED domain-containing protein DAYSLEEPER-like, which encodes MAAVFDPRFKLSIVECCLEKLDMSTRDAKLKNLRKKLSILFESYDKKTKNNSPSTEPRETVSQKASGAGSTRLFGNYGDFFAFRKVSGVATGKTPLEAYLDEPPLDINNFQSLDILDWWKDNAHRYGDLPAMACDLLSIPITTVASESSFSIGSRVLNKYRDEEIDGDGEEEKVPSFQSIVNGEEEDEEA